The following proteins are encoded in a genomic region of Liolophura sinensis isolate JHLJ2023 chromosome 7, CUHK_Ljap_v2, whole genome shotgun sequence:
- the LOC135469852 gene encoding pancreatic lipase-related protein 2-like, whose protein sequence is MALSTAVYFTATFLNVGLIYALFSGKNNVCYDNLGCFDTSSPFDNAWKYLPQSPESVNVNFKLYTRNDPETGKVLNENDPDTVTTADFDAEKDIKFLIHGYVSRGNAPWVLNMSRMFLQKEDCNVVAVDWHEGAHTFYPQAVANTRLTAAVTAKLIKLLHTQFGLDLQSVHLIGHSLGSHIAGYIGHRTPGIGRITGLDPAGPLFEETDKAVRLDPSDAIFVDVIHSDGIPVIDLGFGTQQELGHLDFYPNGGTQQPGCPSHPYITGIQDVFTLHFKDVVHAVDCSHDRAIYLFTESIVNPCRFLGHPCSTKEKFDQGACANCGPTGCPPMGYPAKPNQAPRGRYYLKTGPQEPFCQSV, encoded by the exons ATGGCGCTCTCCACAGCAGTGTATTTCACTGCCACTTTTCTGAATGTAGGATTAATTTATG CTCTGTTCTCAGGGAAAAACAACGTGTGCTATGACAATTTAGGCTGCTTTGACACATCTTCTCCATTTGACAACGCCTGGAAATATTTGCCGCAATCTCCGGAAAGTGTTAACGTCAACTTTAAACTGTACACCCGGAACGACCCGGAAACCGGAAAGGTTCTTAACGAGAACGATCCGGACACGGTCACCACCGCAGACTTTGACGCGGAAAAAGATATCAAGTTTCTCATCCATGGCTACGTGAGTCGTGGTAACGCTCCATGGGTATTGAACATGTCACGGATGTTCCTCCAGAAG GAGGACTGTAATGTGGTGGCCGTGGACTGGCATGAAGGCGCCCATACATTTTATCCCCAGGCCGTGGCCAACACACGCCTTACAGCAGCCGTTACCGCCAAGCTGATCAAGCTGCTCCACACCCAGTTCGGTCTTGACCTTCAATCAGTCCACCTGATTGGTCACAGTTTGGGATCACACATTGCTGGTTATATTGGGCACCGTACGCCTGGAATTGGACGAATAACGG GCCTTGATCCCGCTGGCCCTCTGTTTGAGGAAACGGACAAGGCTGTCAGACTAGATCCCTCCGACGCCATCTTTGTTGATGTCATACACTCCGATGGAATTCCGGTCATTGATCTAG GATTTGGCACGCAACAAGAGCTGGGTCACCTTGATTTCTACCCTAATGGCGGCACCCAGCAGCCCGGCTGCCCCAGTCACCCATATATCACGGGCATCCAAGATGTCTTCACGCTACACTTCAAGG ACGTCGTCCACGCTGTAGACTGCAGTCACGACAGAGCCATTTACCTTTTCACGGAATCCATCGTAAACCCTTGTCGGTTTCTTGGGCACCCTTGTTCCACCAAAGAGAAGTTTGACCAGGGCGCCTGTGCCAACTGTGGACCGACCGGATGTCCACCGATGGGTTACCCAGCTAAACCGAACCAGGCCCCGCGAGGCAGATATTACCTGAAAACAGGACCGCAAGAGCCATTCTGCC agTCCGTGTAA
- the LOC135469708 gene encoding metallothionein 20-II-like produces the protein MPDPCNCAQTGTCCCSDTCTGDACNCGDRCKCGTGCACPGCKKTCKCSGGCACGVGCTGPDFCSCKNSCSCK, from the exons ATGCCTGACCCATGTAACTGCGCTCAGA CTGGAACTTGTTGCTGTTCCGACACCTGCACAGGTGACGCCTGCAACTGTGGAGACAGATGCAAATGTGGGACCGGCTGTGCATGCCCAGGATGCAAGAAAACATGCAAATGCTCAG GTGGCTGTGCATGTGGCGTCGGCTGCACTGGACCAGATTTTTGTAGCTGCAAGAACAGCTGCAGCTGCAAGTAA